The Sesamum indicum cultivar Zhongzhi No. 13 linkage group LG6, S_indicum_v1.0, whole genome shotgun sequence genome has a segment encoding these proteins:
- the LOC105163473 gene encoding uncharacterized protein LOC105163473, producing the protein METKENGENQENWWSAPGSPIHVLQKVPKEAVKKTSESLQNSNSGIPVENTLKVVQPLRHRRIHSDIATSFHRRGSSTNNFHKWKSQMQKALQWGGSNFSEDSHSQCSSFDPEILANQKRQWYQLQSKSSDPYKFKEPTSLFEHFIIAGLRPDASPEVFDVVSARKKTWEEGMARSGMLDLDIRQFEQPPLPTLEPQVLFKYPSGEKLGLQLKDLAAFCFPGGVKAHIMERTQSSSELNKLLYGQEHLHRDDLSFIFSLKVADNATLYGVCLHVQEFVQKPPVSCRVSSPLSQKHSGYSRFVASATRCYCLLTRLPFFELHYEMLNSIIAQEHLNRITQFVNETALADYVPSQSMPKNHVNGTIDSPYGESDTDWMVSEIPVNGSVALTSAATGVMSDEEIPSSIWEPFSPVSATISDASDRSQMRELDKDGSTNMHAFDDYISENSEKRSNSLDQTKRIQNNGDTSDVGPCIIARNSSVETLRSFENSFRSARSMTSEEEDDDFFYNHDKDPSDEIGVEWSRENKADLLQIVCGYHSTSLPARGSKIIFQPLEHLQPIEYQRPPVCALGLCDEFLDLELKDPKEVSQVKLKLAAAEEALSLSIWSTATICRVLSLESVLALVTGILLEKQVVVLCPNLGVLSAVVLSLIPIIRPFEWQSLFLPILPGKMLDFLDAPVPYIVGVQHKLADHQMKTSNLVQVNVIKDKVKTCNLPQLPQRRELISELRPIHAALSCKGSNSQRYPVYKCNEAQAEAASQFLIVMRQYLESLCSDLRSHTITSVQSNNDRVSILLKDSFIDSFPAEDQPFVKLLVETQLFTVLSDSRLSSYENEHY; encoded by the exons ATGGagacaaaagaaaatggtgaaaatcaagaaaactgGTGGTCGGCACCAGGGTCGCCAATTCATGTGTTACAGAAAGTCCCCAAGGAGGCAGTTAAAAAGACTAGTGAGTCATTGCAGAATTCAAACTCAGGTATTCCAGTTGAGAATACTCTGAAGGTGGTGCAGCCACTGAGGCATAGGCGTATCCATAGTGACATAGCGACTTCGTTTCATAGGCGTGGAAGTAGCACtaataattttcacaaatGGAAGTCTCAGATGCAAAAGGCTTTGCAGTGGGGTGGCAGTAATTTTAGTGAAGATAGCCATAGCCAGTGTTCATCTTTTGATCCTGAGATCCTGGCAAATCAGAAAAGGCAGTGGTATCAGCTTCAATCAAAATCATCG GAcccttataaatttaaagagcCGACCTCACTTTTTGAACACTTTATTATTGCGGGGCTCCGTCCAGATGCCAGTCCCGAAGTATTTGATGTTGTATCTGCCCGGAAGAAAACATGGGAGGAAGGGATGGCAAGAAGTGGAATGTTAGATCTCGACATTAGACAGTTTGAGCAGCCTCCATTGCCAACACTCGAGCCTCAG GTACTCTTTAAGTATCCTTCTGGAGAAAAGTTGGGTTTGCAGTTGAAGGATCTAGCTGCATTTTGCTTTCCTGGAGGTGTTAAG GCACACATAATGGAGAGGACGCAATCGTCAAGTGAGTTGAATAAACTGCTGTATGGACAG GAACACTTGCACAGAGATGatttgtcatttattttttcacttaaG GTAGCGGACAATGCAACACTTTATGGTGTTTGCTTGCACGTACAAGAGTTCGTGCAGAAACCACCTGTCAGTTGTCGGGTTTCTTCACCGCTTTCGCAAAAACATTCTGGCTACAGTAGATTTGTGGCTTCTGCGACTCGTTGCTATTGTCTCTTAACCAGACTACCTTTCTTTGAGTTACACTATGAGATGTTGAATAG CATCATTGCACAGGAACATCTGAATCGGATTACGCAGTTTGTTAATGAAACGGCTCTTGCTGATTATGTCCCTTCTCAATCAATGCCAAAAAATCATGTCAATGGAACTATTGACTCTCCTTATGGGGAAAGTGACACAGACTGGATGGTTTCAGAAATACCTGTTAATGGTTCAGTGGCTCTAACTTCTGCTGCAACAGGTGTTATGTCTGATGAGGAGATACCATCATCAATCTGGGAACCCTTTTCTCCTGTGAGTGCTACTATCAGTGATGCATCAGATCGCAGTCAAATGAGGGAATTGGATAAGGATGGTAGCACGAATATGCATGCTTTTGATGACTACATCTCTGAAAATTCTGAAAAGCGATCAAATAGTTTGGACCAGACAAAGAGGATTCAAAATAATGGCGATACTTCAGATGTCGGCCCTTGTATCATAGCTAGGAACTCGTCAGTGGAAACTCTCCGAAGTTTTGAGAACTCATTTCG TTCAGCTAGAAGTATGACATCAGAGGAGGAAGATGACGACTTCTTCTATAACCATGATAAAGATCCCAGTGATGAGATAGGAGTGGAATGGTCAAGG GAGAACAAAGCTGATTTATTACAGATTGTTTGTGGTTATCATTCTACGTCTCTTCCTGCAAGGGgaagcaaaataatttttcagccACTAGAGCATTTGCAGCCCATTGAGTATCAACGTCCTCCGGTCTGTGCCCTTGGATTGTGCGACGAGTTTCTTGACCTTGAACTGAAAGATCCAAAGGAAGTCTCTCAG GTCAAGTTAAAATTAGCTGCTGCTGAGGAAGCTCTGTCACTCTCCATATGGTCAACAGCTACGATATGTAGAGTTCTTTCTCTAGAAAGC GTTTTGGCCCTGGTCACTGGTATCTTATTGGAGAAACAAGTGGTTGTGTTGTGTCCAAATCTG GGTGTTCTATCGGCTGTGGTGTTGTCTCTTATCCCTATTATACGTCCTTTTGAATGGCAGAGTTTATTTCTTCCA ATTCTGCCAGGGAAGATGCTAGATTTTCTTGATGCTCCTGTACCTTACATT GTTGGAGTACAGCATAAACTAGCTGACCATCAGATGAAGACCTCTAATTTGGTTCAAGTTAATGTAATCAAAGACAAG GTCAAAACTTGTAATCTGCCTCAACTACCTCAACGCAGAGAGCTTATTTCAGAGCTTAGGCCTATCCATGCTGCATTATCATGCAAAGGCTCCAACTCCCAGAGGTATCCGGTATATAAATGCAATGAAGCACAG
- the LOC105163476 gene encoding uncharacterized protein LOC105163476 isoform X2, which yields MDSGTVILDISSDEEEDFGDTTESSDFGVGGGEYEDVDYSLLSKLLGDIGGNKENDTDSDEVVMVNEVLPKAPKNLRIEPLNPSTKVVDDESDDDDCVVLDDDPDKPVVMASCKADHADAADDDDDLKIVGEKGEVACRDFPHSRHLCVRFPFASTPHALHCGQCHCYVCDSLAPCSHWGTGFSSIDHCHASDKDDFWRAERKRIKKGGRPLPIFPSIRGASPLEAPNQTIQVPVLAPSHLNSLLQNQSLSPVTNHPRPVASNVNVSNAVNEARVHPSLCIVPRPIPQSQFSLQSQPTSNNNVASGDKIHIVGSQSFQSFPPRAVFKRPGLVGASLNNRHSYGPQLSSDPSLQRCHSFQAPVLNARHGLTQQSGGSGSDHSAFYQPKISTPQSTDVSCAKDPPSQPQIHSEPYSSCLFRDPRQSQMPSQPHVNRKIVNAVPLQPQTLSSYQSADSGFGDQPHTRSMMSSHSHLASGFPSQSSQLQLHDNPISVFIDGQNEMRQGNRTQNAIQASLADFVDPWDSPVNHGNPQIHAEVFPQYQCTAPAGYSQLQSIAKDNYRQSMAPQDNFHPQTVAVADNSSLSYNTHSQLPESRKPHSLKLQLDDWTFGNHSLPEGFEVMSPDWNAPSR from the exons ATGGATTCCGGAACGGTGATACTGGACATAAGCTCCGATGAGGAGGAAGATTTTGGGGACACAACGGAAAGCAGTGATTTTGGAGTTGGTGGTGGTGAATATGAAGATGTTGATTATAGTTTGTTGTCTAAGCTGTTGGGTGACATTGGTGGAAATAAGGAGAATGATACTGATTCTGATGAAGTGGTGATGGTAAATGAGGTGCTTCCAAAAGCCCCCAAGAACCTTAGAATTGAGCCTTTGAACCCATCAACTAAAGTTGTTGATGATGAGAGTGATGATGATGACTGTGTGGTTTTGGATGATGACCCAGATAAGCCGGTGGTGATGGCGAGCTGTAAGGCTGATCATGCTGATGctgctgatgatgatgatgatctgAAAATTGTGGGCGAGAAGGGTGAG GTTGCGTGCAGGGACTTTCCTCACTCACGGCATCTTTGTGTTAGATTTCCCTTTGCTTCTACTCCTCATGCGCTCCACTGTGGCCag TGTCATTGTTATGTTTGTGACTCACTGGCTCCATGTTCCCATTGGGGCACCGGCTTTTCCAGTATTGACCATTGTCATGCTAGTGATAAAGATGATTTTTGGCGAGCAGAGCGGAAACGTATAAAGAAAGGTGGTAGGCCTCTGCCAATTTTTCCTAGTATCCGTGGTGCCTCTCCTCTAGAAGCACCTAATCAAACAATTCAAGTTCCAGTACTAGCTCCATCGCATCTCAACTCTTTGCTGCAGAATCAGAGCTTAAGTCCAGTCACAAACCACCCTCGTCCTGTGGCATCCAATGTTAATGTGTCAAATGCGGTCAATGAAGCCAGAGTCCACCCATCTTTATGTATTGTTCCCAGGCCTATACCTCAATCACAGTTCTCCCTGCAGTCACAACctacatcaaacaacaatgTTGCATCAGGAGATAAAATTCACATTGTGGGAAGCCAAAGTTTTCAGTCCTTTCCGCCTCGTGCAGTCTTCAAGCGGCCTGGTTTAGTTGGGGCTTCACTGAATAATAGGCATTCATATGGGCCTCAATTATCCAGCGACCCATCTCTACAGAGGTGTCATTCTTTTCAGGCACCTGTGTTAAATGCAAGGCATGGCTTGACTCAGCAAAGTGGAGGGAGTGGTTCTGATCATTCTGCTTTTTATCAGCCCAAAATTTCTACTCCACAGAGCACAGATGTCAGTTGTGCAAAAGACCCACCTTCACAACCTCAAATACACTCTGAGCCATACTCAAGTTGCCTGTTTAGAGATCCAAGACAGTCTCAAATGCCTTCTCAACCACATGTGAACCGCAAGATTGTGAATGCAGTGCCTTTACAACCCCAG ACACTTTCATCCTACCAGTCAGCAGACAGTGGTTTTGGAGATCAACCGCATACAAGATCCATGATGTCTTCCCATTCCCATCTGGCTAGTGGCTTTCCAAGTCAATCTTCTCAACTTCAACTACATGATAATCCTATTTCCGTGTTCATTGATGGCCAAAATGAAATGCGGCAAGGAAACAGAACTCAGAATGCTATACAAGCAAGTCTAGCAGATTTTGTTGATCCCTGGGATTCTCCTGTCAACCATGGCAATCCACAGATTCATGCAGAGGTCTTCCCCCAGTATCAATGCACAGCTCCAGCTGGTTATTCTCAGTTACAAAGTATAGCAAAAGATAATTATCGTCAGAGTATGGCACCTCAAGACAATTTCCATCCACAAACTGTAGCAGTAGCAGATAATTCCTCCCTAAGTTATAATACTCACAGCCAGCTTCCTGAAAGTAGGAAACCACACTCGTTGAAATTGCAGTTGGATGACTGGACGTTCGGGAATCATTCTTTACCAGAAGGTTTTGAAGTTATGTCTCCTGATTGGAATGCACCCTCGCGTTGA
- the LOC105163476 gene encoding uncharacterized protein LOC105163476 isoform X1 — translation MDSGTVILDISSDEEEDFGDTTESSDFGVGGGEYEDVDYSLLSKLLGDIGGNKENDTDSDEVVMVNEVLPKAPKNLRIEPLNPSTKVVDDESDDDDCVVLDDDPDKPVVMASCKADHADAADDDDDLKIVGEKGEVACRDFPHSRHLCVRFPFASTPHALHCGQCHCYVCDSLAPCSHWGTGFSSIDHCHASDKDDFWRAERKRIKKGGRPLPIFPSIRGASPLEAPNQTIQVPVLAPSHLNSLLQNQSLSPVTNHPRPVASNVNVSNAVNEARVHPSLCIVPRPIPQSQFSLQSQPTSNNNVASGDKIHIVGSQSFQSFPPRAVFKRPGLVGASLNNRHSYGPQLSSDPSLQRCHSFQAPVLNARHGLTQQSGGSGSDHSAFYQPKISTPQSTDVSCAKDPPSQPQIHSEPYSSCLFRDPRQSQMPSQPHVNRKIVNAVPLQPQVAPMPSVKNSENLILPQPYVAFEPDSPLPSQTLSSYQSADSGFGDQPHTRSMMSSHSHLASGFPSQSSQLQLHDNPISVFIDGQNEMRQGNRTQNAIQASLADFVDPWDSPVNHGNPQIHAEVFPQYQCTAPAGYSQLQSIAKDNYRQSMAPQDNFHPQTVAVADNSSLSYNTHSQLPESRKPHSLKLQLDDWTFGNHSLPEGFEVMSPDWNAPSR, via the exons ATGGATTCCGGAACGGTGATACTGGACATAAGCTCCGATGAGGAGGAAGATTTTGGGGACACAACGGAAAGCAGTGATTTTGGAGTTGGTGGTGGTGAATATGAAGATGTTGATTATAGTTTGTTGTCTAAGCTGTTGGGTGACATTGGTGGAAATAAGGAGAATGATACTGATTCTGATGAAGTGGTGATGGTAAATGAGGTGCTTCCAAAAGCCCCCAAGAACCTTAGAATTGAGCCTTTGAACCCATCAACTAAAGTTGTTGATGATGAGAGTGATGATGATGACTGTGTGGTTTTGGATGATGACCCAGATAAGCCGGTGGTGATGGCGAGCTGTAAGGCTGATCATGCTGATGctgctgatgatgatgatgatctgAAAATTGTGGGCGAGAAGGGTGAG GTTGCGTGCAGGGACTTTCCTCACTCACGGCATCTTTGTGTTAGATTTCCCTTTGCTTCTACTCCTCATGCGCTCCACTGTGGCCag TGTCATTGTTATGTTTGTGACTCACTGGCTCCATGTTCCCATTGGGGCACCGGCTTTTCCAGTATTGACCATTGTCATGCTAGTGATAAAGATGATTTTTGGCGAGCAGAGCGGAAACGTATAAAGAAAGGTGGTAGGCCTCTGCCAATTTTTCCTAGTATCCGTGGTGCCTCTCCTCTAGAAGCACCTAATCAAACAATTCAAGTTCCAGTACTAGCTCCATCGCATCTCAACTCTTTGCTGCAGAATCAGAGCTTAAGTCCAGTCACAAACCACCCTCGTCCTGTGGCATCCAATGTTAATGTGTCAAATGCGGTCAATGAAGCCAGAGTCCACCCATCTTTATGTATTGTTCCCAGGCCTATACCTCAATCACAGTTCTCCCTGCAGTCACAACctacatcaaacaacaatgTTGCATCAGGAGATAAAATTCACATTGTGGGAAGCCAAAGTTTTCAGTCCTTTCCGCCTCGTGCAGTCTTCAAGCGGCCTGGTTTAGTTGGGGCTTCACTGAATAATAGGCATTCATATGGGCCTCAATTATCCAGCGACCCATCTCTACAGAGGTGTCATTCTTTTCAGGCACCTGTGTTAAATGCAAGGCATGGCTTGACTCAGCAAAGTGGAGGGAGTGGTTCTGATCATTCTGCTTTTTATCAGCCCAAAATTTCTACTCCACAGAGCACAGATGTCAGTTGTGCAAAAGACCCACCTTCACAACCTCAAATACACTCTGAGCCATACTCAAGTTGCCTGTTTAGAGATCCAAGACAGTCTCAAATGCCTTCTCAACCACATGTGAACCGCAAGATTGTGAATGCAGTGCCTTTACAACCCCAGGTAGCACCTATGCCCAGTGTGAAAAACTCTGAGAATTTGATTCTCCCCCAGCCCTATGTTGCATTTGAGCCTGACAGTCCTCTACCATCTCAGACACTTTCATCCTACCAGTCAGCAGACAGTGGTTTTGGAGATCAACCGCATACAAGATCCATGATGTCTTCCCATTCCCATCTGGCTAGTGGCTTTCCAAGTCAATCTTCTCAACTTCAACTACATGATAATCCTATTTCCGTGTTCATTGATGGCCAAAATGAAATGCGGCAAGGAAACAGAACTCAGAATGCTATACAAGCAAGTCTAGCAGATTTTGTTGATCCCTGGGATTCTCCTGTCAACCATGGCAATCCACAGATTCATGCAGAGGTCTTCCCCCAGTATCAATGCACAGCTCCAGCTGGTTATTCTCAGTTACAAAGTATAGCAAAAGATAATTATCGTCAGAGTATGGCACCTCAAGACAATTTCCATCCACAAACTGTAGCAGTAGCAGATAATTCCTCCCTAAGTTATAATACTCACAGCCAGCTTCCTGAAAGTAGGAAACCACACTCGTTGAAATTGCAGTTGGATGACTGGACGTTCGGGAATCATTCTTTACCAGAAGGTTTTGAAGTTATGTCTCCTGATTGGAATGCACCCTCGCGTTGA
- the LOC105163594 gene encoding uncharacterized protein LOC105163594, which translates to MAAPDSSNTLKITVQSNPSQSQLSQLGIKSWPKWGCSPGKYELKFDAQETCYLVRGRVKVYPKNPQGEVVEFGAGDLVVFPKGLSCTWDVSVAVDKHYKFDASSSSSS; encoded by the exons ATGGCCGCACCAGACTCCTCAAATACCCTCAAAATTACAGTCCAAAGCAACCCTTCTCAGTCCCAACTCTCTCAACTTGGCATCAAGTCTTGGCCCAA atGGGGTTGCTCTCCGGGGAAGTACGAGCTGAAATTTGATGCGCAGGAGACGTGTTATTTAGTGCGTGGGAGGGTGAAAGTTTACCCCAAGAACCCGCAAGGTGAAGTGGTGGAATTCGGAGCTGGAGATCTTGTGGTTTTCCCAAAGGGTTTAAGCTGCACTTGGGATGTCTCCGTCGCTGTTGACAAGCACTACAAGTTTgatgcttcttcttcttcatcatcataG
- the LOC105163593 gene encoding alcohol dehydrogenase class-3-like yields MATQAQVITCKVSLVIEEVEVAPPQAGEVRVKVLFTALCHTDAYTWSGKDPEGLFPCILGHEAAGIVESVGEGVTEVQPGDHVIPCYQAECKECKFCKSGKTNLCGKVRLATGVGVMLNDRQSRFSINGKPIYHFMGTSTFSQYTVVHDVSVAKIDPKAPLDKVCLLGCGVPTGLGAVWNTAKVEPGSIVAVFGLGTVGLAVAEGAKAAGASRIIGIDIDSKKFDRAKSFGVTEFINPKDHEKPIQQVIVDLTDGGVDYSFECIGNVSVMRAALECCHKGWGTSVIVGVAASGQEISTRPFQLVTGRVWKGTAFGGFKSRSQVPWLVDKYMKKEIKVDEYVTHNMTLADINKAFDLMHDGGCLRVVLDMHI; encoded by the exons ATGGCTACTCAAGCTCAAGTCATCACTTGCAAAG tttccctggTGATCgaggaggtggaggtggcGCCGCCGCAGGCCGGAGAGGTTAGAGTCAAGGTTCTGTTTACTGCTCTCTGTCATACCGACGCCTACACCTGGAGTGGGAAG GATCCTGAAGGTTTGTTCCCATGTATCCTTGGTCATGAGGCTGCAGG AATAGTTGAAAGTGTTGGTGAAGGTGTGACTGAAGTTCAACCTGGAGACCATGTTATCCCTTGTTACCAGGCAGAATGCAAGGAATGTAAGTTTTGTAAATCTGGAAAGACAAATCTCTGTGGGAAAGTAAGGCTGGCTACTGGAGTTGGAGTTATGCTGAATGATCGCCAAAGCCGTTTTTCAATCAACGGTAAGCCCATCTATCATTTCATGGGCACGTCAACATTCAGCCAGTACACTGTTGTTCATGATGTTAGTGTTGCGAAGATTGACCCTAAAGCACCATTGGACAAAGTATGTCTGCTCGGTTGCGGCGTTCCAACAG GTCTTGGAGCTGTTTGGAATACGGCGAAGGTAGAACCAGGTTCCATAGTTGCTGTTTTCGGCCTCGGCACTGTTGGACTTGCT GTGGCAGAGGGTGCAAAAGCTGCTGGGGCTTCACGTATCATTGGAATAGATATTGACAGCAAAAAGTTTGACAGAG CCAAGAGTTTTGGTGTGACTGAATTTATCAACCCAAAGGATCATGAGAAACCAATACAGCAGGTCATCGTGGATCTGACAGACGGTGGTGTTGATTATAGTTTTGAGTGCATCGGGAATGTTTCTGTAATGAGAGCTGCTTTAGAATGCTGCCATAAG GGTTGGGGAACATCAGTTATTGTAGGTGTTGCAGCCTCTGGTCAGGAGATCTCCACGCGCCCATTTCAGCTGGTGACTGGTCGTGTATGGAAGGGCACAGCATTTGGTGGTTTTAAAAGCCGTTCACAAGTACCTTGGCTTGTCGACAAGTATATGAAGAAA GAAATCAAGGTTGATGAGTACGTCACCCACAATATGACACTTGCAGACATAAACAAAGCATTTGATCTCATGCATGATGGAGGTTGCCTCCGCGTTGTGCTTGACATGCATATATGA